The window GGCCGCCGGTCGCGATCAGGATATGTTTTGCTGTCTTTTCCTCACCGGTGGAAAGGGTCACGGTGTGCGCATCCTTGATGGTGGCACGGGCATCGAATTTCTCAACGCCCGAATTATCAAGCAGCTTGCGGTAGATACCTTCAAGACGGTCCAGCTCATTGCGCATTTTGCCAGAGAACAGGTGCCAGTCGAACGGACCGTCGTTGATCTCCCAGCCATAGTTACGCGCATCGGCAAACAAGTCACGGTAGGAGGAAGCAAAGACCATCAGCTTTTTGGGAACACAGCCACGGATGACACAAGTGCCGCCATAGCGGTCCTCCTCGGCGAGACCGACTTTTACGCCGTATTCACTTGCAGCCACACGCGCGGCACGGACGCCACCTGAGCCACCACCGATGACAAATAGATCATAATCAAAATCGCTCATATACTGGCCTCTCAGTCGCTCAGGTCGGAAAACAGGTTATCACTTTCAACGAAATCAAGCCGCTCTGTGTCGACTGTGCCCTCGTTGATATCACGCACTTCCACCTTGCCATCGCCATAGCCAATCACAACGGTGTCACAGATGTCGATGAACAGACCGTTCTCGACAACACCGGGCATCTGGTTAATCACCAGTGCAAGCTGGCGCGCATTGCCGATACGGTTCAGATGGAGATCGAGGATATAGTTGCCCTCGTCAGTGTGAAAAGGTCGCTGACCATTCATGCGCAGGGTGCTGCTGCGGCCCAGCACGTCCATTGAGATCAGCGTTTCTTCGACTAGTGCCTGCGTGGTTTGCCAGCCAAAAGGGATCACCTCAATCGGAAGCGGGAAGGCCCCCAGATGCTCAACCTCTTTGCCGATGTCTGCGATCACGATCATTTGGTCACTGGCCGTCGCCACGATTTTTTCTTGCAGCAACGCGCCGCCGCCGCCTTTGATGAGGTTCAGATCACCGTCAAACTCATCCGCCCCGTCGATGGTGATATCAAGCCATTTTGCCTCATCAAGCGAGATGACCTCGATCCCCACTTCGCGGGCCAATTGTGCCGTGCGGCTAGACGTGGGGACCCCGCGAATTTTCAAGCCGTCGTCGCGGACCATCTCACCCAGACAGCGCACAAGCCATGCCGCCGTCGATCCCGTTCCGAGGCCGACGCGCATACCGTCTTCTACAAACTGCGCCGCGCGCTTGGCAGCCACAAATTTCGCTTTGTCGATCGGTGAAAGGTCTCCGGACATGGGGCAGCTCCCTTTGAAGTATCCCAGCGCTTATAGGAAAGATGCGCGCGGGGTGCGAGGGGCAAATATATCCCATTCATCACGTCATCATGATCCGGCAGCACCAGGGCGTTTTCAACCGTCTGAGATGTGGCAATCGAGACCTATCTTGCATGTCCAAGCTTCACCTTTTGAAAACAGCTTAACTTAACACAGAGTTGTTTAATGAATGGATTGTTTAAGTGACGGAAGTCAGCCTTCCGGGCCTTCCCGCCCCACCCTTGCCTCAAAACACTGTACTGATAGATGCCCGCCAGCTTCTCGGGCCAAAATATGCCACCTTCGGGCGTCTTGTCCCCGCGTTCAAAATGCAGGCGTTGACATGCGGCGCGCGTTTATACCGCCGGAGTGGTATGCTCAGGATCACGGATGGGCCGACCGGATGGCCGACTACCTGCCCGCAGCCACACAACTATTTATCGACCCTGCGACGGCAACGCTGGCTGACGCAGTGCTGCGCGCCGATCAGGTTGATAAAATTGTCACCGTGTCCTCAACCGGCATCGCCACCCAGCGCTTGAGGCGCAGGCTGCCCGTGCGATCGGGTTTCGTGCCGATGTTTCCCGCTTGCCGGTGTTCCACCTTGGCTGTGCAGGCGGCCTCACAGGATTGTCGATCGCGCGCGGGCTTGCCTTGGCAGAGCCAGATAAGACA is drawn from Sulfitobacter sp. S223 and contains these coding sequences:
- the rpiA gene encoding ribose-5-phosphate isomerase RpiA; protein product: MSGDLSPIDKAKFVAAKRAAQFVEDGMRVGLGTGSTAAWLVRCLGEMVRDDGLKIRGVPTSSRTAQLAREVGIEVISLDEAKWLDITIDGADEFDGDLNLIKGGGGALLQEKIVATASDQMIVIADIGKEVEHLGAFPLPIEVIPFGWQTTQALVEETLISMDVLGRSSTLRMNGQRPFHTDEGNYILDLHLNRIGNARQLALVINQMPGVVENGLFIDICDTVVIGYGDGKVEVRDINEGTVDTERLDFVESDNLFSDLSD